The segment CACCCTCTAAGAAAACTTTTGATCCTGTTAATAATGACCATTTAAATCTTTCAACATATATTCACCTTGATATCCTTGTTCAGCCTCAGGAAGACCAGTTGATGAATCACAATCTTTGGCAACATATTTAAGTGTTGTTGGAGTTGTTGCAACACCAGCATTAACATCATCTGGATATTGTAAAACTGTATAAGTTGTACCAGTTTCATTAAAAGCTAATTTAACACATGTTATTTAACATATTAATTCATAACCCTTTGGAGGTTTCGCAGTAACACTAACACCTTGTTGTGGTCTTGATGTTAATTGTGTTTCAGCTTGTGTTGGTTCTTCAATAACTTATGCTGTTGGtatctataaaattgaaattaaaattaaataatcaaatggtGTATCTATATTACTATTGACATATTTAAGAAGTGCTCTTTCAAGACTTGGTGTTGGATGTATcaacatattaatatttgaatcattatttttttgttgtgataaAATTGTACAATAATAAGCAGCTCTATCTCTAACTTCATCACCAGACTTTAATTGACAACGTGATCAAAGAACAAGTACACTTGGTAATAAATCTGGACATGCAGCAGCAAAACTAGCAAGTGCTgtaacagcagcagcagctcTGAGACTAGCTCTTTCTAGTATAacacaattataaataaatcttctGTATCTTGATGGATTTCAAGAACTTGATCTTTCTTCTCCTAATATGTAAATGTTTCATTAAACGATCAACTGAACTTTCAGCTCCAGCTTCAAATAATGTTGTTATTCCAAGTGTTgctattgatttatttgattcagttcttaaattttcaagatctAAATTACATGCTGTAACAGCTGTTGGATGTGTCATTACAACTTTATTTAATGTACGTACTGCAGCAAATCTTAATGCTGGTTTTGATGAACTACGAAAATGTTGTAATACTGATATTGCTGGTGCAATTTCACTTAGACCACTTCTTGCTGAATCAACAATAACATGTGCTGctttataaacaacaatttcTAATTTATGTCATAAGTATGATTCAATAAATTCcattcaattaattcatttgattcatttattaattttgcaaCTAGACCTTGCTTGATAACTCAAAGTATATCTGTCATCAAAtgactaaaaattttaaatactaaaaaataaaaattaataagaaaataaaaacacttttttttaaaatttttgttatttggctaattttattaatttacttgagataacataagaaaatattgTATCAAAATTGGTAAGATGTTTCAAGTAGATGTTGACGCTCAATTTAAcctgaaacaaaaattaaaattttccaaaattaattacatattttaaaataaatattaataatgtattttgatatattttgaaaaatcagtAGACGATATTGTCgttcatattttatttctccgAAGACCGTCGTCAAActcatcatttaaaatattttaatgactaaattataaatctaaattaatttatatttaattaccatttgttatttcattgtaattagaattttttgaaGCTTTTCTTTTGTCCTGATCCCTTGGTAACCTTGAGTACATTGAAACGAACTGTTTTACTAAGGGGTCTGCATTCTCCAATGGTGACAACATCACCAATTTCAACATCTCTGTAATAACAAGCAAacaatcatcaattaattaattgttatttaaaaataaaaaacaatacaatcattaaatatatttatgctaAATCAGAATACGATTATTGTCTTCACATTGTTTATCAGAAGACCGTCGTAGATATCATCATATTAATAacagttaatattaatttataaaattgtcaatGATTACCTGAAACATGGTGACAAATGTACACTCATGTTACGATGTCTTTTTTCAAAACGtgtatattttctaatataatGAAGATAATCTCTACGGATGACGATGGTACGTTGCATCTTCATTTTTTGGACAACACCAGTCAAGATACGTCCACGAATTGACACATTGCCAGTGAATGGACATTTTTTGTCAATGTAACCACCTTCAAGAgcctgttaaataaacaataaaaaatttaattcaagtttcaagtttatttaataaattaactaattatattttacatttatcagTAGACGATTAAGTTGGCTTCATGGTTTTTCTTCAGAAGACCGTCGTCAGtatcatcattttaaaaataattataatattaaatatatttataaattaattacctcACGTGGAGTCTTGAAACCAAGACCAACATTACGAGTGTAACGTGGAGTTTTCAATGATTTAGAACCAGTTCCCTTTTTACGGTTAAGGAAAACTGTTGGTTGCTTTTGAAAAGCACGTTCAgtctgtaaaattaaaataaaaaaaaaatattattattgaaaatttaatgtcaaaa is part of the Aphidius gifuensis isolate YNYX2018 linkage group LG1, ASM1490517v1, whole genome shotgun sequence genome and harbors:
- the LOC122851542 gene encoding 40S ribosomal protein S11-like, which encodes MADHQTERAFQKQPTVFLNRKKGTGSKSLKTPRYTRNVGLGFKTPREALEGGYIDKKCPFTGNVSIRGRILTGVVQKMKMQRTIVIRRDYLHYIRKYTRFEKRHRNMSVHLSPCFRDVEIGDVVTIGECRPLSKTVRFNVLKVTKGSGQKKSFKKF